The following is a genomic window from Hydrogenobaculum sp. Y04AAS1.
ATTGCTCTTCTACTGCTGCAGTTTGTCTATCTAAAAGCTCTGTCACTTCTTTTGCGCTTTGTTTTATCTCTGTAAAGTATGAGTTTATCTCCTCGTAAAAAGATTCCATGTTTTTTATAACGATGTTCATATTGCCGACCTTCTCCGATGCATTGTTTGTGGCTTTTAGCATATCTGTCAAAGTAGCCGATATCTCTTGGGCGCTTCTTGATGTTCTTTCTGCAAGTTTTTTTACTTCATCGGCCACCACAGCAAAACCCCTTCCCACTTCACCAGCACGAGCTGCTTCTATAGCTGCATTTAGAGCGAGTAAATTTATCTGTTCTGTGATGGATAGTATTGTGGATACGATAGACTCTATACCTTTTGATTTTTCGCTTAACTGAGATATAGATTTGCTAACCTCTTTGTACACAAGCTTAGAGTTTTCTACAAGTTCTTTTGAAGATTCAACGTGCTTTGTTTTTTCTTCTATGCGCTCACTTAGTTTGTCTTGAATCTTTTTTGTATCAAGTATGGAGTTTGCTATGTCTTTCATGGTAGCGCTAAATTCTTCTTCTGCATTTGATATAGCCAATATAGACTCTTTCAGCATATTGGCTGTGTGCGTTGCCTCTAACGAGGCTATTTCTATCTTTGAGCAGTCGTAAACTTCTGTGGCTATATCTGGCATTATAGTTTTAAAATCTGATTTTATTTTATCATCTTGACATTCTAGCGTTTTGCCTGTTTCTACCTCTTCTTTAGCCTCTTTACTCAAACTATTCCATGCAACTATACCAAAGCAAGCTATGTCTAAAATTATAAGGGCTAAATCAACAGCCATGTTTTTTACAAATATCCCCGCCAAGGCGCTTAAGAACAACAATACTACGCTAACTATAATTACATTTTCTTTTCTCATATACTCCTCCTATACTTTATATTATATCATT
Proteins encoded in this region:
- a CDS encoding methyl-accepting chemotaxis protein, translated to MRKENVIIVSVVLLFLSALAGIFVKNMAVDLALIILDIACFGIVAWNSLSKEAKEEVETGKTLECQDDKIKSDFKTIMPDIATEVYDCSKIEIASLEATHTANMLKESILAISNAEEEFSATMKDIANSILDTKKIQDKLSERIEEKTKHVESSKELVENSKLVYKEVSKSISQLSEKSKGIESIVSTILSITEQINLLALNAAIEAARAGEVGRGFAVVADEVKKLAERTSRSAQEISATLTDMLKATNNASEKVGNMNIVIKNMESFYEEINSYFTEIKQSAKEVTELLDRQTAAVEEQSQAIHQISENVVNFRKGFEDFMNIINDITDYTKELFKDSVETWNTVYEIEDKDLFVETIKKVVDHANYMHNLFLVLTGKSDWKPADHTQCALGKWYYAQNKEEIKAKYGEKAYEAFVKIEEFHKEFHDKGKTAYDYYINKDLENALKQSYELASLSENTIKAIVEFANSLKT